One genomic window of Stieleria sp. JC731 includes the following:
- a CDS encoding sensor histidine kinase, producing MTSNDKPSPIDELRAQYEELAELSGSLAHEIKNPLSVIHMNIDLLSEDLADWNSPEARRPLERAKIIREQCVRMQGLLRDFLRYARLRDIDLVSGSLNDQLETVLNAYSAEASQRGVEIVRFLDNDLPSIALHSDSLQAALMNLVKNALEATDRGGKIWVRTYTTKSGVAMDLIDNGRGIDGNTIMHMFEPFYTTKEGGSGLGLPTARKIIEAHSGRMSLESDVGRGTKFTLEFPALRRII from the coding sequence ATGACCAGCAACGACAAACCCTCACCGATCGACGAACTACGCGCCCAATACGAAGAGCTCGCAGAACTTTCGGGCTCACTAGCGCATGAGATCAAAAACCCGCTGTCGGTCATTCATATGAATATCGACCTGCTAAGCGAAGACTTGGCAGATTGGAACTCACCAGAAGCTCGCCGCCCACTCGAAAGGGCAAAAATCATTCGTGAGCAATGTGTCCGGATGCAGGGTTTGCTGCGTGACTTTTTGCGATACGCGCGGCTTCGCGACATCGACTTGGTTTCTGGATCGCTGAATGACCAGCTGGAAACGGTTCTGAATGCCTACAGCGCCGAAGCGTCCCAGCGAGGCGTCGAAATCGTTCGGTTCTTGGATAACGACCTTCCGTCAATCGCGTTGCACAGCGATTCGCTGCAAGCCGCGTTGATGAATCTGGTCAAAAATGCATTGGAAGCCACCGATCGGGGCGGAAAAATTTGGGTCCGAACCTACACGACCAAATCGGGCGTCGCGATGGACTTGATCGACAACGGTCGAGGCATCGACGGCAACACGATCATGCATATGTTCGAGCCGTTCTACACAACCAAAGAGGGCGGCAGCGGCCTCGGGCTACCGACGGCTCGCAAAATCATCGAAGCCCACTCCGGCCGCATGAGCTTGGAAAGTGATGTCGGCCGTGGAACCAAATTTACTCTCGAATTTCCAGCACTCCGGCGAATCATCTAG
- a CDS encoding SLC13 family permease, producing the protein MEWPAVFSLLVAAGLLGSLALKIASTDILALSFLGLVVVVQDVTGTNGLPTPSEAVAGFGNKGLIAIGLLFAVVAGLEMTGATKLATGWYLDRAKSLRGAQVRILAPVAALSGFLNNTPVVAALIPIVDDTSKRLGVGSSRLLLPLSYAAIIGGMCTVMGTSTNLIVRDEFVVRGGDQITFFAPAVVGVPAAIAGVIYMVLFAERLLPDRKAAVSVGDDPKKYTVEMLVDASGPLVGKTIEEAGLRNLSGLYVAEIQRGDDVIAAKPNERLRGDDALILVGALDSVVDLRKIRGLLTPDDQGRKLEVPAWRRTLVEAVVSSRCSLLGKTIREGRFRSNYNAAVVAVARGDRRLEGKIGDVRLETGDVLLLEASPSFIHRAKELRDFFLVSAVGDEAVRRHDRAWFAIVVMVVMVLAAASTFVSILTASLVAALAMIGFRCCTANEARRAVDWPILIVIGSTIGIGKSLETSGAAEIIARGVIGLAQGNDYATLALVYLMTMLCTELITNTAAALIMLSVALGAASTLGVNEMPFVIAVMIAASASFLTPFGYQTNLMVYTVGGYRVSDYLRFGFPLSLIVFGIAMVMIPWQFPF; encoded by the coding sequence ATGGAATGGCCCGCCGTTTTTTCGCTCTTGGTCGCCGCCGGTTTACTCGGCAGTTTGGCCTTGAAAATCGCTTCGACCGACATCTTGGCGTTGTCGTTTTTGGGCCTTGTGGTTGTTGTGCAGGATGTCACCGGGACGAACGGTTTGCCGACCCCCTCTGAGGCCGTGGCAGGGTTTGGCAACAAAGGTTTGATCGCCATCGGGCTGTTGTTCGCTGTTGTTGCCGGTCTCGAAATGACCGGGGCGACCAAACTGGCGACGGGGTGGTATTTAGATCGCGCGAAAAGCCTGCGCGGTGCTCAAGTGCGGATCCTCGCGCCGGTCGCCGCACTGAGTGGGTTTCTGAATAATACGCCCGTTGTCGCCGCGTTGATTCCGATCGTGGATGACACATCGAAGCGGTTGGGGGTCGGATCAAGCCGGTTGCTGTTGCCGCTTTCGTACGCCGCGATCATCGGCGGTATGTGCACGGTGATGGGAACAAGTACGAATTTGATTGTCCGCGACGAGTTCGTTGTTCGTGGAGGGGACCAAATCACATTCTTTGCGCCCGCTGTCGTTGGCGTCCCCGCCGCGATCGCGGGAGTGATTTACATGGTGTTATTTGCCGAGCGACTTTTGCCAGACAGAAAGGCCGCTGTCAGTGTCGGTGACGATCCCAAGAAATACACCGTCGAAATGTTGGTCGATGCGTCCGGTCCACTCGTCGGAAAGACGATTGAAGAGGCAGGGCTGCGAAATCTGTCTGGGCTGTATGTCGCTGAAATTCAACGTGGTGATGACGTCATCGCGGCAAAACCGAATGAACGTTTGCGTGGCGATGACGCATTGATTTTGGTTGGGGCGTTGGATTCAGTCGTTGATCTAAGAAAGATCCGCGGATTGTTGACTCCCGACGACCAAGGACGAAAGCTGGAAGTTCCCGCGTGGCGTCGGACGCTTGTCGAAGCGGTGGTCAGTTCGCGTTGTAGCTTGTTGGGGAAAACGATTCGTGAAGGTCGTTTTCGAAGTAATTACAACGCCGCGGTGGTTGCTGTGGCTCGCGGTGATCGTCGGTTAGAAGGCAAGATTGGAGACGTGCGTTTGGAGACGGGCGATGTCTTGTTGTTGGAGGCGTCGCCATCGTTCATTCACCGTGCAAAAGAACTGCGCGACTTTTTCTTGGTGAGCGCCGTCGGCGACGAAGCGGTCCGTCGTCACGATCGTGCTTGGTTTGCGATCGTCGTCATGGTTGTCATGGTGCTGGCCGCGGCATCAACGTTTGTGTCCATTTTGACCGCCTCGCTGGTCGCCGCACTTGCGATGATCGGTTTTCGATGCTGCACCGCGAATGAAGCTCGCCGCGCGGTTGACTGGCCGATCTTGATCGTCATTGGATCCACTATCGGGATCGGGAAATCACTGGAGACAAGTGGGGCTGCGGAAATCATCGCACGCGGCGTGATCGGTCTTGCACAAGGGAACGACTATGCAACGCTGGCGCTCGTTTACCTGATGACGATGTTGTGCACCGAGTTGATCACCAACACGGCGGCGGCTTTGATCATGTTGTCGGTCGCCCTTGGTGCTGCCAGCACGTTGGGGGTCAATGAGATGCCATTTGTTATCGCCGTAATGATCGCCGCTTCGGCAAGTTTCCTAACACCGTTCGGGTACCAAACCAATCTGATGGTTTACACCGTCGGTGGCTATCGGGTGTCGGACTATCTGCGTTTCGGATTTCCGTTATCGCTGATCGTCTTCGGTATCGCAATGGTCATGATCCCGTGGCAGTTTCCGTTCTAG
- a CDS encoding sodium:solute symporter family transporter, giving the protein MLTQLGSLDLIVLVGVMLISLAIGVWSGRKNKDAESYLVGGRSLPWWAILGSIVATETSTATVLSLPGDAYSGAGFRWLQFTFGLVIGRVVVVKYLLPLYFQGQLLTAYQILDERLGKLIKTAASLLFLLTRNIGDGLRLYLAAVVLQALLGWSLGASVFVMGIVTILYTTIGGLRSVVWNDCVQFVIYMIGGVAAVFILVDLVPGGFAAITHFANESGRMVIFDLQFDLSEPLNVWGGVLGGAVLTIGTHGTDQIMVQRYLGARSERDAGRAVVLSAFVVMAQFALFLWIGVALAAFFDQSHSVAPEAADKVFAYFIVNHFPQNVGLIGLMLAAILAAAMSTLSSSLSASSSALLNDFYFPLRSKWNLPTPKSGQVLKTTRLMTVGFGCLQMLIAIWASQWDSTVVTSALKIAGFSAGLLLGVFGLGVFRPGISQRSVLVGASVATAILVWLSFWLKNAAGEAMVAWTYLATIGASTTYLVALVSEALTGTGDQATSTGKTE; this is encoded by the coding sequence ATGTTAACTCAGCTTGGCAGCTTGGACCTGATCGTCTTGGTCGGCGTAATGCTGATTTCGTTAGCGATCGGCGTTTGGTCGGGTCGAAAAAACAAAGACGCAGAATCGTATCTTGTCGGCGGTCGTAGTTTGCCTTGGTGGGCCATTCTCGGGTCGATCGTTGCTACCGAGACGAGCACCGCGACGGTACTTAGCCTTCCTGGTGATGCGTATTCGGGGGCTGGATTTCGCTGGTTGCAATTCACCTTTGGATTGGTGATTGGGCGTGTTGTGGTGGTGAAGTACCTGCTGCCACTGTATTTCCAAGGTCAGTTGCTGACTGCCTATCAGATTTTAGATGAGCGACTTGGCAAGCTAATTAAAACGGCAGCATCGCTGTTGTTCCTTCTGACGCGAAACATTGGTGACGGGCTGCGACTGTACCTTGCCGCAGTTGTTCTGCAGGCACTGCTTGGCTGGTCACTCGGCGCAAGTGTGTTCGTGATGGGAATTGTCACAATCCTGTACACGACGATTGGCGGGCTGCGTTCGGTGGTTTGGAATGACTGTGTGCAGTTTGTGATCTATATGATCGGCGGAGTCGCCGCCGTCTTTATCTTGGTCGATCTTGTTCCGGGTGGCTTCGCAGCGATCACGCACTTTGCGAACGAATCGGGACGGATGGTGATCTTTGATCTTCAGTTTGATTTGTCCGAGCCATTGAACGTTTGGGGCGGCGTCTTAGGAGGTGCCGTTCTAACGATCGGGACGCATGGTACAGACCAGATCATGGTTCAGCGGTATTTGGGGGCTCGCAGTGAACGTGATGCCGGACGCGCGGTCGTGCTTAGCGCGTTTGTCGTGATGGCACAATTCGCGTTGTTTCTGTGGATTGGTGTCGCCTTGGCTGCGTTCTTTGATCAATCCCATTCGGTTGCACCGGAGGCTGCTGACAAGGTGTTTGCGTATTTCATCGTCAATCACTTTCCGCAAAATGTCGGACTGATCGGGTTGATGTTGGCTGCAATTTTAGCAGCCGCGATGAGCACCCTTTCGAGTTCGCTTAGTGCGTCATCGTCTGCGCTGTTAAATGACTTTTACTTTCCGCTGCGATCCAAATGGAATTTGCCCACTCCGAAGTCTGGGCAGGTTCTTAAAACAACGCGTCTGATGACAGTTGGTTTTGGATGTCTTCAAATGTTGATCGCGATTTGGGCGAGTCAGTGGGATTCGACCGTGGTGACGAGTGCGTTGAAGATCGCGGGGTTTTCGGCAGGTCTGTTGCTAGGGGTCTTCGGACTGGGAGTGTTCCGGCCAGGGATCAGTCAACGCAGCGTGTTAGTTGGTGCTAGTGTGGCAACAGCGATTTTGGTTTGGCTGAGCTTCTGGTTGAAAAATGCAGCCGGTGAAGCCATGGTTGCTTGGACCTATTTGGCAACGATTGGTGCCAGCACAACGTACTTGGTTGCCCTTGTCAGTGAAGCATTAACGGGCACCGGTGATCAGGCCACTTCGACGGGCAAAACAGAATAG
- a CDS encoding DUF3299 domain-containing protein gives MKQRPALLWSTLLAALSMASPSLPFAPTAAFAQEKQEVPLRQSSEAQLAKGEINFDDLKFDIEKDAAFDSEMWTKRLKRLDKKNVKLRGYILPQSVFQQEGIKQFVLVRDNRECCFGPGAALYDCVWVKMADGHSADFSTRPVTVEGKFFLDDESFKYPGGKGPPNAPNATHMAVFRIEGVNVD, from the coding sequence ATGAAACAGCGCCCTGCCCTTTTGTGGTCCACACTTTTGGCCGCGCTATCGATGGCATCGCCATCCCTGCCATTTGCGCCAACCGCCGCGTTCGCTCAGGAAAAACAGGAAGTCCCGCTTCGCCAAAGCAGTGAAGCGCAGCTGGCCAAAGGCGAGATCAACTTCGATGATCTCAAGTTTGACATCGAAAAAGACGCCGCATTTGATTCCGAAATGTGGACCAAAAGGCTTAAACGCCTCGACAAGAAGAACGTCAAACTGCGGGGCTACATCTTGCCCCAAAGCGTCTTTCAACAAGAAGGCATCAAGCAATTCGTACTCGTCCGCGATAACCGCGAATGCTGCTTTGGTCCGGGCGCTGCTCTTTATGATTGCGTTTGGGTAAAGATGGCCGATGGCCACTCCGCTGATTTTTCGACCCGCCCGGTCACCGTCGAAGGCAAGTTTTTCCTCGACGATGAATCATTCAAGTACCCCGGCGGCAAAGGACCACCAAACGCTCCCAACGCGACTCACATGGCTGTCTTTCGTATCGAAGGCGTCAACGTTGACTGA
- a CDS encoding calmodulin-binding protein, which produces MLRQLIIVAVLVASAFTLADQASADQRAYGQAWGGSASTRDWNRFYHYPYVYYPQNFWGQEYYRSADSMYHRYPAEMRIPVYNKKWHNYYPSNRRYHSGHHFILDVF; this is translated from the coding sequence ATGCTTCGTCAATTGATCATCGTCGCTGTTCTGGTCGCATCGGCGTTCACGCTTGCTGATCAGGCATCTGCCGACCAACGTGCTTATGGACAAGCGTGGGGCGGAAGCGCCAGCACTCGCGATTGGAATCGCTTCTACCATTATCCGTACGTCTACTACCCCCAAAACTTCTGGGGACAAGAGTACTATCGCAGTGCGGATAGCATGTATCACCGCTATCCAGCCGAAATGCGTATTCCTGTCTACAACAAGAAGTGGCACAACTACTACCCCAGCAATCGCCGCTACCACAGCGGACACCACTTCATCCTTGACGTGTTCTAA
- a CDS encoding helix-turn-helix domain-containing protein → MNAACATGLKFSGKASLDLIKMAAMATSTSIRPLSRQIDKSTDPFWVIGPDGKLLYLSASVGEWLSIEPELLVGRLSVAGAAITDDPIDYLAASLAPPPGILSRGTASLLVQPSMAGKRARQFTPMETRFVKLGRADETLVFAFAGRFADATPDGDLELAKQLRQRLDTWRHHQDNLAHIAALGESRSAERLQRQIKIAAASRSDFLIESPPGCFAEAIAREIHNRSAPSEPLVVVDGSLMDAELLDASLWPILHQLADKKPASVILKEIDATVPEAQQRLLDHVQEHGDRLRVIGLVDCPGLVSQTDESSDSDDTASSNLLSPDLNDRFCGIRIRMVSLAARVDDLPLIATAMLDRRRAAGEGSADRFTAAALDALVLYPWPDNFDELDQAIRHAIRTGKQSSIGVEDLPLAIRSYRPTVVATDAEPFDLDQTLADYERQLILSTLESADGNRAEAARRMNISRARLLRKLETYL, encoded by the coding sequence ATGAACGCGGCTTGCGCCACCGGGCTCAAGTTTTCAGGCAAAGCTTCGCTCGATCTGATTAAGATGGCCGCGATGGCGACGAGCACAAGCATTCGGCCACTGAGCCGCCAAATCGATAAATCAACCGATCCGTTCTGGGTGATTGGCCCAGACGGTAAGTTGCTCTATCTATCCGCAAGCGTCGGTGAGTGGCTTTCGATCGAACCGGAGCTGCTGGTTGGTCGGTTGTCGGTCGCAGGGGCTGCGATCACCGATGATCCGATCGACTATTTAGCCGCATCGCTGGCACCGCCCCCGGGGATTCTGTCCCGCGGGACGGCTTCGCTGCTTGTCCAGCCCTCGATGGCCGGCAAGCGGGCACGTCAGTTCACTCCGATGGAGACTCGGTTCGTCAAGCTTGGGCGTGCCGATGAAACCTTGGTCTTTGCCTTTGCCGGTAGGTTTGCTGACGCCACACCTGATGGCGACCTGGAATTGGCAAAGCAGCTCAGACAACGTCTTGATACTTGGCGGCACCACCAAGACAACTTGGCACACATCGCTGCCTTGGGTGAGTCTCGATCCGCCGAAAGGCTCCAGCGTCAAATCAAAATCGCCGCGGCATCGCGAAGTGATTTTTTGATCGAATCGCCGCCCGGATGTTTTGCCGAAGCGATCGCACGCGAGATCCACAACCGTTCCGCTCCGTCTGAACCGTTGGTTGTCGTCGATGGTTCGTTAATGGATGCAGAGCTATTGGATGCAAGCTTGTGGCCTATCTTGCATCAGCTGGCTGACAAGAAGCCAGCTAGCGTCATTCTTAAGGAGATCGATGCGACCGTTCCCGAAGCCCAGCAGCGTTTGCTCGATCATGTTCAGGAGCACGGTGATCGTTTGCGAGTGATCGGTCTGGTCGATTGTCCCGGGTTGGTGTCACAGACGGATGAGTCTTCGGACAGTGATGACACGGCGTCAAGCAACTTGCTGTCACCGGATTTAAATGATCGCTTTTGTGGTATCCGGATTCGGATGGTCTCGTTGGCCGCCCGTGTAGACGACTTGCCATTGATCGCGACGGCAATGTTGGATCGTCGTCGTGCGGCAGGTGAGGGCAGCGCCGATCGGTTTACGGCTGCGGCGTTGGATGCATTGGTGCTTTATCCTTGGCCGGATAATTTTGATGAGTTGGATCAGGCGATCCGCCATGCCATTCGAACGGGCAAGCAATCTTCGATCGGTGTGGAAGATTTGCCGCTGGCGATTCGGTCTTATCGGCCAACGGTTGTCGCGACCGATGCCGAGCCATTCGATTTGGATCAAACGCTTGCTGACTATGAACGGCAATTGATTCTATCGACCTTGGAATCGGCAGACGGTAACCGCGCCGAGGCAGCCAGGCGAATGAATATCTCCCGGGCAAGGTTGCTGCGAAAGTTGGAAACGTATCTGTAA
- a CDS encoding sugar phosphate isomerase/epimerase family protein: MKLNRRDLMAAAGAATLSATALNKPTFAAEPVSGAGPVAVRPNRIAVSTYSYWRYRDDSKLTIAKCIDLAAEAGFDGVEILHVQMEDTSPGTLQKIKQRAFVNGLDLCGFSTHQSFVFPDAQKRQENIQHTIDCIEMAYAMGIPTIRINTGRWGTSKDFDTLMANKGIEPRLDGYTDEDAFGWVIDSIEKCLPAAERCGVTLGLENHWGIGRNADAVVRIINEIDSPWLQATMDTGNFLENQYEQYEMMAPKAVFVQAKTYFGGGTWYTLEIDYDKVAKILKAANYQGYISLEFEGKEAHETAIPKSLSMLRKAFA; the protein is encoded by the coding sequence ATGAAGCTCAATCGACGTGACCTAATGGCAGCCGCCGGTGCCGCCACGCTTTCGGCGACCGCACTGAATAAGCCGACGTTTGCTGCCGAGCCCGTTTCAGGTGCAGGCCCAGTTGCTGTGCGTCCAAATCGGATTGCTGTTTCGACTTATTCTTACTGGCGTTACAGAGACGACAGTAAGTTGACGATCGCGAAGTGTATCGACTTGGCCGCCGAAGCCGGGTTCGACGGTGTCGAGATTCTGCACGTCCAAATGGAAGACACGTCACCTGGAACGCTGCAAAAAATCAAGCAGCGGGCTTTCGTCAACGGCTTGGACCTTTGTGGGTTTTCGACTCACCAGAGCTTCGTTTTTCCTGACGCTCAGAAGCGACAAGAGAACATCCAGCACACGATCGATTGCATCGAGATGGCCTACGCGATGGGCATCCCGACGATTCGTATCAATACCGGACGTTGGGGAACCAGCAAAGATTTCGATACGCTGATGGCGAACAAAGGTATCGAGCCACGACTGGACGGCTATACCGACGAAGACGCTTTCGGATGGGTTATCGATAGCATCGAAAAATGCTTGCCAGCGGCCGAACGATGTGGCGTCACGCTCGGCTTGGAAAACCACTGGGGCATCGGTCGCAACGCCGATGCCGTCGTACGGATCATTAATGAAATCGATTCGCCATGGCTGCAGGCGACGATGGACACCGGTAACTTTTTAGAAAACCAGTACGAACAATACGAGATGATGGCCCCTAAGGCAGTCTTCGTTCAAGCCAAGACGTATTTCGGTGGCGGGACCTGGTACACGTTAGAGATCGACTACGACAAAGTGGCCAAGATCCTGAAAGCGGCCAACTACCAAGGTTACATCTCGCTTGAGTTCGAAGGCAAAGAAGCACACGAAACGGCGATCCCCAAAAGCCTTTCGATGCTTCGCAAAGCCTTTGCGTAG
- a CDS encoding phosphatase PAP2 family protein yields MQWPDDDQGFANTASDKTSPDRTLPIPNVMTERESFRHQFFDHPLLRRRAKLERELSNNQTSLWKEVQLDYLNYYDLETLKLVAGGALIGAAIANTTLDQQIQDHFQASVRGATSDDWFEGLHSSKELGNGLYTLPIFGAAWLAGEVFDDSAVMQTTGRWGKRTLRSFLVGAPPLIVAQRLTGGSRPNEDRHASHWQPFNDNNGVSGHAFMSALPFINAAKMTDRRDLKTILYAGSLLGPISRVNDEAHYPSQVALGWWLAYVAATAIERTDAVSNNVYIHPYVTESGATGGMLQWRY; encoded by the coding sequence ATGCAATGGCCGGATGACGATCAAGGCTTCGCCAATACGGCGAGCGACAAGACGAGTCCCGATCGGACTTTGCCCATTCCCAACGTGATGACGGAAAGAGAATCCTTTCGCCATCAGTTTTTCGACCACCCATTGCTGCGCCGACGTGCAAAGCTTGAGCGAGAACTTTCGAACAATCAGACCAGCCTTTGGAAAGAAGTCCAACTGGATTACTTGAATTACTACGACCTTGAAACATTGAAACTGGTCGCGGGCGGAGCATTGATCGGAGCGGCGATCGCAAACACGACGCTGGACCAACAGATTCAAGACCATTTTCAAGCCAGCGTCCGTGGTGCGACCAGCGATGACTGGTTCGAAGGCCTGCATTCCAGCAAAGAGCTTGGAAATGGGCTCTACACGCTACCGATCTTCGGTGCCGCTTGGTTGGCCGGTGAGGTGTTCGACGACTCTGCTGTGATGCAGACCACTGGGCGCTGGGGCAAAAGAACGCTGAGATCGTTCTTGGTTGGTGCCCCTCCGCTGATTGTCGCGCAACGATTGACGGGTGGATCTCGGCCGAATGAAGATCGACACGCTTCGCATTGGCAACCATTCAATGACAATAACGGCGTTAGCGGTCATGCATTCATGTCGGCATTACCGTTTATCAATGCGGCGAAGATGACCGACCGTCGCGACTTGAAAACGATCCTCTATGCCGGATCGCTGTTAGGGCCGATCTCCCGAGTCAACGATGAAGCCCATTACCCATCACAAGTCGCATTGGGTTGGTGGCTAGCCTACGTTGCCGCTACCGCCATCGAGCGAACCGATGCGGTCAGCAACAACGTTTACATTCATCCCTACGTTACCGAAAGCGGCGCAACGGGCGGGATGTTACAGTGGCGATACTGA
- a CDS encoding DUF1559 domain-containing protein, with amino-acid sequence MAAESNSGWAFELENTVKTGVGEKLKDSYIVRLGRQGSHWNWLSTMPLRSQHHRTYGNCAYACIRRTREGLTVLELMVSVAIIAGVLAIFLPAIGAARETARHTQCSSHLREIGIALHNHHDAKRCLPAGWTFDPSASSAFGWTVPLLPFLEQSSIASRIDMKASLAAAKHGIARQTSLPLMLCPSDIADPMFTLYAEDEDEEESGSYASGHPFISQNESEPLMRLPTANYVGVFGTMESDDEIPAPIGDGAFLENRVVRFRDIQRGLSRTMIVGERTMAQVPSTWLGVSLAGEDAAARLVGSALEGVNHPLADESDFSSRHPGGANFLWGDGHVSFISESIDLDEYHRSVQIHRRD; translated from the coding sequence TTGGCAGCAGAATCCAACAGTGGTTGGGCGTTTGAGCTGGAAAACACGGTAAAAACTGGCGTTGGTGAAAAACTAAAAGATTCGTATATTGTGCGGCTTGGAAGACAAGGAAGTCACTGGAATTGGCTGAGCACGATGCCGCTTCGATCGCAACATCACCGTACGTATGGGAACTGTGCGTATGCATGCATTCGACGAACGCGCGAAGGCTTGACCGTGCTGGAGTTGATGGTCTCTGTAGCGATCATCGCAGGCGTTTTGGCGATCTTTTTGCCTGCCATTGGTGCGGCTCGCGAAACGGCCCGGCATACGCAATGTTCTAGCCATCTACGAGAAATCGGCATCGCGCTTCACAACCATCATGATGCGAAGCGTTGCCTTCCCGCGGGTTGGACCTTTGACCCCAGCGCGTCATCCGCTTTCGGTTGGACGGTGCCGCTTCTACCTTTTCTGGAGCAGTCGTCTATCGCATCGCGCATCGATATGAAGGCGTCTCTCGCAGCAGCAAAGCACGGCATCGCTCGGCAGACATCATTGCCGCTAATGCTATGCCCGTCTGACATCGCCGACCCGATGTTTACCCTGTACGCCGAAGACGAGGACGAAGAAGAAAGCGGATCCTATGCGTCTGGGCATCCGTTTATCTCGCAAAACGAAAGCGAGCCGCTGATGCGTTTGCCGACCGCAAATTACGTTGGCGTTTTTGGAACGATGGAGTCGGATGATGAAATCCCAGCTCCGATCGGCGATGGCGCGTTCCTCGAAAATCGCGTCGTTCGATTTCGAGACATTCAGCGTGGATTATCACGCACGATGATCGTCGGTGAACGCACGATGGCGCAAGTTCCATCGACATGGCTTGGCGTTAGCTTGGCAGGCGAAGACGCCGCCGCACGCCTAGTCGGTTCCGCGCTCGAGGGCGTTAATCATCCGCTTGCAGACGAGTCGGACTTTTCCAGTCGGCATCCGGGCGGAGCGAATTTTTTATGGGGTGACGGCCATGTTTCCTTCATCTCCGAAAGCATCGACCTGGATGAATACCATCGCTCCGTTCAAATCCATCGACGGGACTGA
- a CDS encoding BlaI/MecI/CopY family transcriptional regulator, translating into MPRSSKSSIELTKCEAEVMDVVWTKGSVTVNDVVDTIKRDLAYTTVMTTIKILEEKQIVCRGEKIGRAYTYFANVSRDQVQQGMIKSLADRLFGGSTKSLVLSLLESETISDDDIQAVREAAAKLGDE; encoded by the coding sequence ATGCCACGTTCTTCAAAAAGCTCGATCGAACTGACCAAATGCGAAGCAGAGGTCATGGATGTCGTATGGACAAAAGGCAGCGTGACAGTCAACGATGTTGTCGACACCATCAAACGTGATTTGGCCTACACCACGGTGATGACGACGATCAAAATTTTGGAAGAAAAACAGATCGTCTGCCGCGGCGAAAAAATCGGCCGAGCGTACACGTACTTCGCCAATGTCTCTCGCGATCAAGTTCAGCAAGGGATGATTAAGTCGCTCGCTGATCGACTTTTTGGTGGCTCGACAAAGTCTTTGGTGCTCAGCCTGCTCGAATCCGAAACGATCTCGGACGACGACATTCAAGCGGTGCGAGAAGCCGCCGCAAAGCTAGGCGACGAATGA